A region of the Littorina saxatilis isolate snail1 linkage group LG12, US_GU_Lsax_2.0, whole genome shotgun sequence genome:
catttttgttgttgttggttgttctCCGACATTCTTCTTCGCGTCTCCTTGAACGTAGGTCAGGGTTGGGGTTAAAGTCAAATGTTTCGGACCAGAGGAAACCCGCGCCATGGCAAACTAACGCAGAGCAAGACAAAGCAAAAGAGATAAAAGAGTGAGCCGCCAACAACAACCTTTTTGCCTGCAGCTTTGCTTCACTAGCTGTTGGTGTTTGCACATAATATCAAGAACAAACATCCGTCTGCACGGTAGCGGCGATGTGTATGAGGACATTGCGCCGTTTGGTATAGTAACTGCCAGACAGTTGTCCGTTCTTATCAGCTCATTGGCTAGAACAAAGAGAACGTTTGGACTTTAACTCTCGCGTTGCTGTGTGCACGTGCAAATTTAATTTTCTATTCCAGTGACGTCGTTTTGTGTCAGCAGACAGCGAGACGCCCACATTTTTATTCAGCAAAAAAAATGCCCTTCTCTTGTCAGAGCTGCCCTAACTCTTTTACGGACGGAAAAAACGTGACTCAGTCAAGGGACTGGTTTAAACTTCAAACAATGCCTCAACTGCTGTGGCCGTTTGAGCAAATTTGCCGATATAAATAAATCCTTCATCCCTGTAttcattttctgtctgtttttggtCTTTTTTCTAGGTTTCAATGAAGATGTAACACGCGACATGAACGACGCCTGCGTAAAATGATCCATCGACCAATCAGATCGACAGTAGAGAACACCACGTGACAGGAAGTAGAGGTCACGTGACAGGAAGCAGAATGACGACACGGCCAGGCGGGCAGGACAGCACCCCGGGGCTACGGCTTGACCTTGTGGACAGTGACGACGAACCGCTGGACGAAGGGGCGGGAGGGGCCAGAAGACCCTCCACCGCATCCCTTTCAAGGTCGGTTGCTTGGTTGCTTAttgtatatttttatttttatttttgtatcgTCCCTACACGCTCTATGGCTATCCAGGACAGGGCTGATCCTAGTCTATGGGAGGGATGGGTTTTAAAACGAGGCATGAATGCAGGGGCTGGTCAGGTGGAGGGATGCTGTTCGAGATGAGTCCTTTTGACTGTAGACGGCATTAAAAGCCCAAGTTTGTCTCTCGTTCACCTTGCTGTGGTATAAAGTTATGATGATCTGTGGGAATGAATGAACCAATCATAGATATTGGCTGAGTGTGATTTATGACTTTTGTAACCTTTGAATTTAGATTTAAGTTGAcgctgtgtgcgtgtgcgttattgtattagtgtgagtgtgtgagtgtgtgtgtgtgtgtgtgtgtgtgtgtgtatttgtgtgtgtgtgtgtgtgtgtgtgtgtgtgtgagtgtgtgtgtgagtgcgtgtatgtgtgtgtgtacgcttctctctctcactccctctccctctctctctcacacacgctctctctctcacactctctctctctctcacactctctctctctttcgctctcactctctctctctcgctctctctctctctctctttctctctctctctctcgctctctctctctctctctctctctctctctctctctctctctctctctctctctctctctctcttcatgaaTGTGTGTACACATGTGTCATGGAGTATAGTCCTTCATTGGCCGAGGGCTAGATGTAAAACAGCACGTTTGTATGCTTACTCCATTACCTTTGAAACACaaatctctgtctctccctccctccttcactctctctctctctccctccctgtctccctctctctccatgtctctttctccctctctctttcaaaaTGTGGCACGCGCTTTATGCGTTTGTGAGAGTAGCAGGAAGAGAAACGCCATGTAGAGCTACTAAAGATGATACAGCATACTTTTTTTCTTCCACATCCAGATTCCGCTCCTGTCCCCAGCTGAGCTCAGCAGACACCCACGGTCAGGACTCTCCAGGGAGCGACGACATGGGCATGGGATCGGAACTCTGCGTCAACAACGCTCACTTCACGCAGGGTTCGCCACGCTCGCGAGAACGTCAGCGTCACCGAGACGACACGGAGCGCTCCCagacccccacccctccctccacccccggGAGCCGCAGGAGTCACATGACGATGAAGGAGGCGCTAGCCAAGGGGGCGGGGGGAGAGAGTGGGGCGTATGCAACGTCCAAGGCCCTCAGTCGCGCCAGGCTAGAGCACGCGCTCCTCGGCCGGGCGGCTTCAACGGACGCAGACCCTGCCTTGCGCCTGATGGACGAAAACTTCCTGCGCTCTGAGGGCGACACGGGGAGCGAGCGAGGCAGCCGACACCTCTCCGAGTTCTTCGAGGAGCCGCCCGACATCAGCATCGACGAGAGGATGACGGCCACAGAGGACGGAGCGTCCACCCCGGGTGGGGCCCAGAGGCGTTACCAGGGCGACCAGGACAGCATGGACAAGTGTGCCCGCTGGCTGCAGGGGGTCAAGATGACCAGCCGGGACCGCCTCAAATCACGCAGCCACATACAGCTGCCGCCCATCGGACCCCACTAGACGAGGTTTGGTTCACTCTAAACACAAGTGTTAGTTCCACTTTTCAACACAGTTCTGTAACAAAAATcccaaaacaaatagactgccaacgtttaaAGATTGagaataaaaaacccaagaatgGTTAGTTACTTTGTCATAAGTCAAAAGTTCTAATAACTTCTGTTACAAGTTTTGAACGTGTTGTGACATAGTACACAGTTCTACTAGCAAAAGAGGCATACATGATAAACATAAAGTGTTCACAAGTGTTCATTTGAACATTAGGGAACACTATGTGTGCTAGTTTTGCCAGTAGAGCTATGAACTACGTCACACAGTGTTCTTGttcatattcttcttcttcgttgatgggctgaaattcccacgttcactcatgtttttgcacgagtgtttttttttcgtttttaccccgccatacgccgcttttggggggggggggggggggggagaatcaCACAGTGTTCAAAACGTGTaacaaaatgtgttcaaaagtggaacacttctgttTAGAGTGTTCATAGTCACTGCATCCGTCACCCTGTCCTATTCGTCGTCACCGCCGGGCGGTGAGAAACAAGTGTtcacttcttcttttcttcctgtGTCTGTGTTACGGCGCGAAGTCTGTCTGGGGCAGGTTTCATGGGGCAGCAACACAGTCGGTCAACTGCAGTTGCACGAGCGAGGGAAATACAGTTATCCGACAAAAACGGATTTCATGAAAAAGATTGAAGTCGGCTGACTGTGCCTCTTCGCACGAGGAGTTGCCCCCATTACAGTGCTGCCCTCCCCCAGCACCGCGTTCGGACAGCCGCTGTCCGGTGACGAAGCGGTGGTCCGACTGTCACTGTGACCAACGCGAATCCATGAAACCGGCTCCTGGTCTACAACGCTAAGTCTACGGTGATACGAATTGTACGTtcgttgttttttcttcttctgctttcaaTTTCCAACGCCGTGGTGATACCAAGTCCAGTGTGAAATTATGTGTGTCAATTGATGTGTCCGTTATTGCTGATTCGGTAAATCCAAGGAGCCTACCTGTGTCTATTTTTGTCGGAATCGTGAAGAAAAGTGTGACACTTTGTCAAAGTCAACGTGTTTGTCAGTTATTGTCAATTTTGACAACCCAAGAAGCCCACCGTTTACCTTCTTTGTTATTTTAACCACGGGAATCTTTATCATATTGAGACGATGGACAAAAAGGGTTCTTGAGTCACGTGCTCAGGTAACAAGGATTGACAGTGATCTCTTCAAGATTCTAGTGTGATTATTGGTGGAATCAAGGAATCAAATGTACAGTACTGTGTGTTTCGCCCTGCCTGAGGAAGATAATGTGATAAGtgcaaaaatcaacaccctgactgctcgCTGTgatgagttggaattttttgatGGATTAATTTCCGAAGAAGGCACGAAtgcttttacgaaattaattcttttaaaaaaaacctccgTGTACacagagcacccaggctgtatatttttggtatgtgagcAAGTGGAGTAATGATCttgtcccgtgtaaaagcctgaccagatctgagacggtgaggcgaaCTGTTTCCACGAGGCGTAGTGGGCCTTTAAGTTTTCACTACGAGGTTTCATCAAATGGCCGAGTGCGGAGTACGATGTATCATTCATTATGAGGTGCTGGGAATGGACACgccacacgggtatttgatcgTGTTGCCCACAATCACATTGTGTTGAGCGTGATTCAGCACTTCACAGTGACGTATGTATTTCAGACGTTTGGCATTCGTTTGGACTTGGTTAATGTGTGTGATAAGAAAAGGGTCTTTCTTTTACTACATTTGAGGACAGTTGTTACAGCAGTAGATTTCAGGAAAGCGCTCAAATGTGTGGCAAATCTGTTCTTTAGAAATGTTACTGAGCGAGACACTAAGAGAGCAGCCGTATAATTACTTTTTCAGTAAGTGGCGAGTTACACGATACAACTTTGTCGTATGCAACTGACACCATGCAAGACGGGAGTACCGTGCGAGAAAGCCAGGAAAGCCAATTATCTGTTCTTTGTTAATGCTACTAAGCGATACTCGGCAGGGATTTTCGAGAGGATCCCTGGAATCATAACCTGGTTATTAAGCGGCGAGACCCATGATACAACTTTGTCGTTTGCAACTGACATCGTGCAAGTCTGAAGTAACGTGCGAGAAAACAAGGAAAGCAATTCAAATTATCTGTTCATTGTAAATGATACTAAGCGATACTCTGTATGGATTTTAGAGAGGATCCGTGGAATCATAACCTTGTTATTAATGGATTAGATACACGATATAACTGTGTCGCATGCAACTGACAGCATAATTATAGCCTAACATGCGCGAAATACAGCCGCATGCTCCTGCCAGCGCACACATGCCCCTAGTTACAGTTACATGCGACTATGTTTGGTTTGCGACTAAATACTTAGGCGGTCTGGTTCAGCGTCGGGCACAGCTGTCCCGATTCGATGTCATGTCACTAGTGCGACAGCCAGTAGCGCGACTCCACTAGCGCGACATTCCACTAGCGCGACATTCCATGGGCGTGGCTTCAACCAGCACGACATCCAATAGCGCGACATTCCACTAGCGCGACATTCCATGGGCGTGGCTTCAACCAGCACGACATCCAATAGCGCGACATTCCTCCAGCGCGATATTCCACTAGCGCGACATTCCATGGGCGTGACTTCCACTAGCACGAAATCCACCAGGCACAACATACAATACGTAGGCTACTTGAGCAACATTCCACTGGCACGTCAGCCTCTACTAGTCACAAGTGTGACATTTTACCACAGACTTTCACGAAACGTACGTGCatatgtgtttgaatgtgtgtgtgtgtgtgtgtgtgtgtgtgtgtgtgtgtgtgtgtgtgtgtgtgtgtgtgtgtgtgtgtgtgtgcgtgcgagcttGCGTATGTGTGTAGGCGTGTCTATGTTTGTGTGCTAACtcaaacactcacacatacacgcttCGTGACACTATATATGCTCGCACTAGTGGATGTCGTGCTAGTTAGAGTCGTACAACAGGCTGTCGCTCAAGTGGATGTCGCGCTAGTTATAATAAATCCCCGGCCTATTCATATCCTGAATGTCGTCGCCTTTCGTTTAGCTACTGTCTGAAACAAGTAGCAACAACATTTCGTTTCAAGGTAGACTCCAAGCTCACTAAGTGTTGTATTCTGCGAAGTCACAACTTGCTTGAATAGCCTTCTTCACTGATTGAAGTTTTGCATTTTACCAGTTGCACGCGATAAAGTTTTATGCTGTACCTCACCCTCTTCTGCAGTACATGTAGCAGGGAAAGACAAAtatggggagaggggggaggggggggggagataagagagtgagacagaaagagaggtcACAATACAGTAGTTTTTACCCAGCATTACCGTGCATCGCTCCAACCAAACCTCCGTTGCCTTACGAGCGTGTACATGTAAATATGTGCATTTTGCCAACAGCTTCTTTGCTCGTTTGTGTTCTTAATGTCGTCGCCTATGTTTTGTACGGTACCATATTCGGCCGAGTGTTTGTCGATGacagtttaaaaacaaacaagaaaaaaaatcacaaaaagtggcgtctggtttttttctgtgtgaaTGACTTGCGTGAAGATCTCTATGTATGATTGTGTTTCAGTATGTCAACATCCAACGTACATGTTACAATGATTTGTAAAGAAAACAGCGACAAAGGCGCGTAACAACTATTCGTGTATTGGTGAAGCTTCTTACATATTTCacaaatgttgtttttttgttttcctgtCTGCATTTGAACAGAgttggttattgttttttttatgatCTCTTCATCTGACCTAAACTTAACCACCCACATCACTCGTCTGTGCAATGAGGGCCGGATCTGCGCTGGGCAGCTTCCTACGCCGGAACCTCCGGAATTGCccgtaaagcctgtccttaactgggcgaagtcgaccacgcgaagtatacttcgcgaagatGGCGGCACGGAGAATTAGCACTGAGTTTTAGGTAAAACGACTGCGAGAAGTCttagcaaagtcaacttcgggGTCAATGAAGGACCACCTTAAGAATGTCGCCGCCTCGCGTACGTGGCTCTCGTCTAATCCAGCCTGGAGTACGGCGCAGTGGTTTATTTGGGATCCCtggaactttctttctttattttgtgtttaacgtcgttgcaccacgaaggttatatcgcgacggatccCTGGAACGTATCCAACGCCTGGCAGCTCGCTTCATCACAAGGGACTACAGCTCCCGGCAGCCTGGAAACATTGGCAGGATGTTTGAATTCctaaacctccccccccccctacactgGGATACCGGCAACTTGGGCTCAAGGCGGTCTTTTATTGAGCCCGaaatcgacttcgcgaagtctttttaccgaaaactcaatGCTAAAGctagctccgtgcggccagcttcgtgaAGGCATACTTCGCGTTGTAGACTTCGCCCAGTTGAGGACAGGTTTCACAATGCTGTATACAATGTCAAACGGCCTGATCCCAGAGGTTCCGCCGGCGGCACACTTCCCCACACCAGCAGCTGACCAAACCCGGGATTCGTCCCACCTTCTACAGGGAGGGGTATGAGACTCAGAACATCCTCCACAGCCGCTGCTTCAGAGTGCCCCACTCCAAGACAGACCAATACAGAGGCTAGTTCTGTGTAAAAACCATCATACAATGGAACAACCTCACCGACGACACTTGCCTTCTGCCAACGCCTTTTCTGCCTGTAGGCCTAATCGAGAGGCAGTGGGTTGCAATCAAGATGTAAGCAAGCTAATTCCTGTTTTAACCTTTAAATGTAAAcctaaaaatgaaaaataaacgcGTCGGTAGGGATTCGAACACAGGACCTTGGCATTTCGGGGCCGATGTCCCAACCACTAGGGTACTGCGCCAAATGTGAAGGAAGTTGAACGAATCTAAATTCATTGTATGTTGTTCTTAGAGCAGCGTATATTTTATTCTCTATCCGTCTATTGCTCAGAAGTGAGTACGAACAATTTCTTTAATAGCTGTTTGTAACTGCACAGAGTTTTGGAGATATTCAATGACAGTTCTTCTACTTTACGtacatgttgtaaatagagatatcaaAGCCATCACACGACGTGTAGCAGGGTAATGTTAAcatgttagttagttagttagttagttagttagttgttgctttttgggtccagcggaccatataggccaaatcaggaccccatgtTAACATGTGCTGCGATTCTGTGAAACATGTTCGCAAAATAACTGCACATTCTAAAGGCAATTTTGACGTTTTTGCGACGCATGAATGACAAATCCATCTTACCATCTAataaaattgtaattttttcaTGTGTATAAAATTGTTAATTAAACCCACACAAAACCTTCCCCTAGTCAGTCATATTAGGCAGTCTTCAACTTGTCGatattatacttgtctcgtctaaatatcggacccaaatgctacgctgaaaatacaaaaGCTGTTAACATTTTGGCTTCGAGTTTCAGAATGCCGTCCAGTAAAGTCTGCTTTTACTGAATATATTTTGATTGGATGCTCCTTCGCGAGTATCTTATTCACGCGATGATTACGAAAATAATAATTACGGTTGATCGTATCCTACAGATGTTGTACCTTTCCAATGATGTCGACGTCATATAATCTCACACAGCATCAGATTTCGTATGAGGAAGGTTTGCAcaattattgtgtgtgtgtgtgtgtgtgtgtgtgtgtgtgtgtgtgtgtgactgtgtgtgtgtgtgtgtgtgtgtgtgcgtgtttgtgcgtgtgtttgtgtgtttgtgtgtgtgtgtgtgtgtgtgtgtgtgagagagagagagagagagagagagagagagagagagagagagagagagagagagagagagagagagagatcgccCGCGACACAGGCAGACGGAAAGGGAGAGACGCACCtgggcacacacagacacacacacacagacacagacagacacagacagacacacacacacacacacacgctcgcacgcacgcacacacgcatgcactcatGCGCATACGCACACATTCAAGAAAACAACCTTGGTTAAAATAACAAAAGCTACACAAtcatttgatttttttctctgattaaataaatgattaatgatCACTATGATAATATTTTCTGAATGAAACTAAACCGTTTGCAATAACGACACTGTTTTTCTGGGAGAGGATACTATTTCATGTAATAATTTGGCACGTAACGAGAAACTTTCCAGGTATGCCCTCCAGCGTGTGTTTCTTTGCTGCGCGATTTATATTAACGAACAAAATATGAAACAAAGCTTATCACCTAAAAACCGTGTTCAGTTTACATTCAAACTGGATGATTCAGAATGTTTAAGTCGATCTGTCATGAACTGAGAGATGTTAAAACAAGGCAGGGGTCAAAATCAAAGGTCCGAGATTTGCGACAGCGCTATCTCCTATCTTTTCTAGTCTCTGAATTCATAATTAAACATAGATAAACTCCATGTGATCAACAACACCAACCCAAAAATCagagtcaaacacacacacacacacactcacacacacacacacatacacacacacacacacacactcacacacacatacacacacgcacacacacatacacacacacacacacactcacacacacacacacacacactcgctctctctctttctctctctctcttgaaaattGGATGCGTAACCTTTCGCGATCATTACTATATCTCCCAAACCCCCAACACCTTTTGCTATATATACTGAACggcaaaagttagggaccgcccttgaaaAAACCAGCTGACTTCATCTGTGCCAAACTCCTCAGCTAAGTTTATAAAAACCAAATGGCTGTCAGGCCGTACACACCAGTGGGTGAGcaatgctgtgttagcaggaaactTGCTCGGGATCCACGGAGGCCTGCTGGCTAGGGCACGAGACAGAAACTGCCAAACTGCAAAAAGTGGACCATTTTTACGCTGGCGCGTGGGCAAGCCCTGGGCGGGACAGATGAAAAATTCGTTATGCACGTGCAGGGAGGATGTGTTGAGAGTGAACTATTGTCACCAGTTAGGCTTTTTAGCCCCACGATTTTCCGCCAGCCACCATCTTCTCACTATGCCTCCCAGACGAAAGGTTACCACCTTCAAAAAAGCCCGGGCCATCGCATGGCTGCAAGATGGCGTAAGCAAAGCAAGAAGTGGGCAGACGACTTGGAGTGTCCCATTCTGTCGTGGTCAGGCTGCATCAGAAGTTCCAGGCCACCAACAgcgttctggagaggcccaggtcGGGACGGCCTAAGAAGACAACACAGCGTGAAGATCGCTTCATCAGAAGAAGCTCTGCAGCACCGAGGCACCACTGCAAACATCATCAGGGGCCAGCTGAGGGTGGCAACAAACACCAACGTCAGCACGAAAACCATCCGCAAACGCCTGCACGAAGTTGGCCTGCGATCACGTCgtccagctgtacggccacgacTGACAGCAGCTCATCGCCAGGCTCGTTTGGCGTTCTGTCACAACCATGCCAGGTGGACACGCCAGCAATGGGCCGATGTGCTGTTCagcgatgagtcccgctttaatCTGCACCACTGATCATGACGGTCGGGCTCGTGTGTGGAGGCGTCAGGTAAGCGGTACAACAACGGTCTGGTGCAGGAGAGGGTGGCCTTCGGCGGGGGCCGCCCATCATGGTGTGGGGGTCCTTCAGTTTTCGACACAGAACCCCCCTCTACCACATTGTTGGCAACCTGACGGGCCAGCGCTACAGAGATGAGATTGTCGCCCCTTTTGTTCTACCCGCTCTACACCAGATTGGTGTGCAGGCTGTATTCCAGGACGATAACGCGACACCTCACAGAGCGAGGCTGGTCAACAACTTTATCCAGCAGGCTGGTGTCACCAGGATGACGGTACCAAATACAAGAGTCGACAATAATTCAAATTAGGCAcaacttggcaacttttacatgCGAGGAGAAAGTCAAATAAATTATCTATGCCGAACGGGTTGTTTCGTTTTGCTATCTTGTGTATTATGctattttgatttgattaattcCTACCACATTCCATAGAAAACAGACTCAACGTTCCATTTTGTCTCATGTGAAACAACCTACAGACTAATTCTAGTCGACATGTCAGCGAAACCTCCTTTTTCACCCCGACACTGAGAACAGGTGTACCCAGTGTAGTGCGCTTGTAAAAGTAAGAGTGCAAGTGTCCTACAACCTGTATTTCCGTTTTGATTGTTTTGCTTGCAGTGCGGGTTTGTGtcaaaggcagacagacagatttaaacacaatcacatacacctcgatccccacacacacacacgcatgcacacacacgcacacatacatacacacacacacacacacacacacacgtgcacacacacgtgcacacacacgacTCGAACACACTGCGCACAGTTAAATGTAATCATTCTAAAAAAAACTCCTTTTTCACACTGACACTAAGAGCAGGTGTACCCAGTGTAGTGCGCTTGTAAAAGTTTAGTTAAGTAAGAGTGCAAGTGTCCTAcaatactacacacacacacacacactgcgcacagttaaatgtaatcattgtaaaaaaataaattgtacATCCTCGAACCCCAACTTAAAcctttattcctgtgtcatttcatcCAGACTTTGAAGGCCCTCAACGGCACACGTTTCGATTTTTTTTCCTCATTGTCAGGGGTCACTTTACCGCGCTCTAAATTAGGGTATCCAAAAATCGACCCGACATAAAGGTAAAGTACCAAAGAAGAATCGACAAAAATTCAAATTAAGCACAATTTGGCAACTTTTACATGCGAGGAGAAAGTCAAATCATgcgcagactcagagacgatttccatgttccacccccttGTCACCACTGTacgtggcacgtaaaagacctcgatcattctgccataaatgcaggtgactgattacacctaaacacacaaactGGGTAgagcgactctgttgctgctagttttccactgggaggaagcgacccgaatttccccgcgatgggacaaaaaagtaatgaaaatgaaaatgaacaaaaaaaga
Encoded here:
- the LOC138981985 gene encoding uncharacterized protein; the encoded protein is MTTRPGGQDSTPGLRLDLVDSDDEPLDEGAGGARRPSTASLSRFRSCPQLSSADTHGQDSPGSDDMGMGSELCVNNAHFTQGSPRSRERQRHRDDTERSQTPTPPSTPGSRRSHMTMKEALAKGAGGESGAYATSKALSRARLEHALLGRAASTDADPALRLMDENFLRSEGDTGSERGSRHLSEFFEEPPDISIDERMTATEDGASTPGGAQRRYQGDQDSMDKCARWLQGVKMTSRDRLKSRSHIQLPPIGPH